TTTCATGTTTATACAGGTACAGGCCTCTAAGCTGGGCATTGCAAAGGTACCCAAATCGGAATTGCCGAAACTGAGCCAATTAATGAAAGAGAACGCCCATCTCTTTATACCGATCTTCGTGATACTCTATCTCCTCATTATTGAAAGGGTTACTACGAAGAAAGCCGGTTTCTGGGCCATCGTTGCCGTCATCCTGGTAAGCATGGTCAAAAAGAGCACCAGGATGACTCCTTCGAAAGTCGTTGCCGCCCTATCCGGTGGTGCGAGAAACGCCCTCATCGTGGCCATGTCATGCGCGGCAGCAGGACTTATAGAGGGTGTCCTCAGCCTCACCGGCATGGGACTTCGTTTTTCCGAGATCCTTATCTATATGGCGGGGGGGAACATGTTAATCCTCCTCTTCCTGACCATGATCGCCTCGCTTATCATCGGGCTGCCCCTTCCCCCGGTGACTGCATACCTGATCCTTGCAATTCTGGCCGCACCGGCCCTCATCAAGAGCGGGTTGAATCCCATGGCCGCCCACCTTTTTATATTCTTTTTCGGTGTCCTCGGGAACATTACACCCCCCTCAGCCCCCTGCTCCTTCGCCGCTGCCGGAATTGCGAAGACAGACCCGCTCAAGACCACGAACCTGGCCTTTCTTATATCTGCGCCGACCTTTATAATCCCCTATCTCATGGTCTACTCTCCTGAATTAAATCTGAACGGGTCAATTCCCTACATCGTTTTTCGAGTTATAACAGCATTTTTTGCGATATCCGGATTATCCATCACCTTTCTTGGATATTTTGGCGGCAATTTGAAATGGATTGCAAGACTGTTAATGCTGGCGTGCAGTATCTTGCTGATTCCCAATCACCTCCTTTTGAACGTAGTGGGATATCTTATCTTTCTCGGCATAATGTGGCACGAAAAGGTCTATCCGAATATAAGACTCGACAAGTTTTTAAGGGGAAAGAAGGCGTGAATGAGCTCATAGCGGCGGGATACCTCTTGCAGGAGCCCGCCAGAAAATGGAGGATAATTGTATGAACCTATCTGAGATGCTGGCAAGAAATGCAAGGATGTATCCTGATAAGATAGCGCTAATCGAACGGGTGCCCGACAAAGACCTGAGAATACAATTAACGTGGAAGGAATTTGATGAAAGGGTAAACAGGACAGCTAATGCCCTGGTGGCTATGGGCATAAGAAAGGGAGATATTGTCCTGCACTGGATGATGAACTCAATAAACTGGGTTGTGGCATATTTGGGTGTTATCAGAACAGGCGCAATTGTAGCACCGCTCAATTTCAGGTTTACAGAAAATGATTTTAAATATTGCGTCGATGTAGCAGAACCGAAGGCCGTGATTATAGACGAACAATTTGTGGAAAAAGTCAAAACTGTGAGCCATCCAACGTTACCTGCTCATACATGTATCGTGAATGGCCGGAATGTACCCCAGGATATGGAGGGTTTCGAAAACATTATAGCTCTGTCTAACCCGTCGCCCGTTAAAGTAGAGATAGGAGATGAGGATGCCTGCGGTC
This genomic interval from Pseudomonadota bacterium contains the following:
- a CDS encoding TRAP transporter fused permease subunit, coding for MKFVSRKWIITLIAVAMSLFHIYTSGYRLLPAMEQRTTHLVFATMLVFLIFPLRKRAEGSQPRVAACLDFLLVLLSFLVGAYVFLEYEGISSRAGSPNQLDTIVSVSAIVLVIEATRRIMGMAMCWIVFTGLAYAFFGQYLPPTVAHSGYTVTRVVNHMFMGTEGILGTALAVSATVVITFLIFGAFLEQSGATSSLTSIGYGLFGRFKGGVAKAAVLGSCLFGMMTGSQTANVAAVGTFTIPLMIRGGYKPIMAGAIEALASTGGMLVPPVMGAAAFIIPEMIVGGTYVGVMRAALIPGLLYYVAVFMFIQVQASKLGIAKVPKSELPKLSQLMKENAHLFIPIFVILYLLIIERVTTKKAGFWAIVAVILVSMVKKSTRMTPSKVVAALSGGARNALIVAMSCAAAGLIEGVLSLTGMGLRFSEILIYMAGGNMLILLFLTMIASLIIGLPLPPVTAYLILAILAAPALIKSGLNPMAAHLFIFFFGVLGNITPPSAPCSFAAAGIAKTDPLKTTNLAFLISAPTFIIPYLMVYSPELNLNGSIPYIVFRVITAFFAISGLSITFLGYFGGNLKWIARLLMLACSILLIPNHLLLNVVGYLIFLGIMWHEKVYPNIRLDKFLRGKKA
- a CDS encoding class I adenylate-forming enzyme family protein — protein: MNLSEMLARNARMYPDKIALIERVPDKDLRIQLTWKEFDERVNRTANALVAMGIRKGDIVLHWMMNSINWVVAYLGVIRTGAIVAPLNFRFTENDFKYCVDVAEPKAVIIDEQFVEKVKTVSHPTLPAHTCIVNGRNVPQDMEGFENIIALSNPSPVKVEIGDEDACGLYFTSGTTGAPKPISLIHKNMECMAITEVVHGLRRPGDIWVTLKPFYHTGDWIHWLA